The Pseudomonadota bacterium genome contains the following window.
ACTCACTGATCGAACGTATCTTCCTCCTGGAAGGGCTGCCCAACCTTCAGGATCTGGGCAAGCTGATGATCGGCGAAAGCGTCGAGGACATCCTCAATTGCGATCTGAAGCTGGAGAACGACGCCATTCCCGACCTGCGCGAAGCGATCGCCTACTGCGAAAGCGTCAGCGACTATGTGACCCGCCACTTGCTGAGAGAGATCTTGGATAGCGAGGAAGAGCATGTCGACTGGCTGGAGGCGCAGTTCGACCTGATCAAGATGATGGGCATCCAAAACTACGTGCAACTGCAAAGCAGCCCGGCCGACGACGACTAGACCGAAGTCTATCGGATCAGGGCTCGCCCTGATCCGACCCGGCGTTATCTGTCTTTTCCTGCGGGTTCAGGCTCTTCTGGCGGCGCTGTTTGCGCTTTTCCAGGTAAGAAGTAAGAGCGCTTAGCGCGATCGCGAAGTTCTCGGGCTTAAGCGATGGCCACGCAAACACGGATAGCGGTGACGGGCGTCAGGCGGTGGCTGACGTTGTGGTGTGGAAGGCGATCGAGGAAACCGTCGTCTCGCCGTGGATGTCGTCGATCAATGTCTGGGCGAAGGCCAGGCATTGGCCACACTGTGGGCGGCCGCCAAGAAGGTCATAGGCCTTCAGGGCGCAGCGCACACCGGAGCGCGCGACCTCGACAATCTCGCCTTCCCGGTGACCGTTGCAGATGCAGACGTACATGTGCTTCTCCGCTTCGACGCGAATCTGGCGTTGATGAGAATGAATGTCAATCTCATACTTGGCCGCCGCCACGGCGAAACGTGCGCAAAAAAGCGCGATAAACCGTGCCGAACCCATTGCGTCCAGCGGCTTTGGTCTTGAGAGTAAGGCCGCTTGTGACGGCGGCATAAGGGGGAAGCGCCATGGCGGCCAAGGCTCGTAGAGGTCGTGATCTCGACTTCATCCGCGACGGCAAACGCTCGACCTGGATCGAGGTGCCGGCGGGACGCGGCAAACGGCCGGTCCGACTGCCGATCACCATCGTGCGCAACGGGCCGGGTCCGGGCGTGCTGTTCACCGGCGGCAACCATGGCGACGAATACGAAGGTCCGATCGCGCTGATGAAGCTGATCCGCGAGCTCGAGCCTAAGGATCTCATCTGCGGCACCGTCGTCATCATGCCCATGATCAACCCGCCTGCCATCGCGGCGGGCACGCGCACGTCTCCGCTTGACGGCAAGAACCTGAACCGCATGTTCCCAGGCAAGGCGCGCGGCACGGTGACGGAGCGCATCGCACACACGATCACGACCGAGATCCTGCCCCATGTCGAGACGGTCTATGACCTGCATGCTGGCGGCGTAGCGTCCCAGATCATCCCCAGCGTCATGATTCACAAGCTGCGCAGCAAGCCATTGATGGATCGCACAGTCGCCGCCATGCGGGCATTTCGCGCGCCGGTCGGCATCCTGATCAAGGAGTTCGAATCCGAAGGCATGCTGGACACGACCGTCGAGAAGATGGGCAAGGTCTTCGGCTGCTGCGAGTTGGGCGGCGCCGGCATGTCAACGCCGGAGACGGTCGATGTGACGGAGACCGGCGTTCGCAATCTGCTGATTCATCTCGGCATGCTGAAAGGCAAACTTAAGACGCCGGTGTGGATGGGCAAACGTCAGACCCGCATCCTGGAGGCCATGAGCTATGGCTGCTACACCCATGCGCCGGCGGCGGGCATCTATGAACCCTTCGTCGCGCTTGCCGACCGCGTAAAGAAGGGTGAGCCCGTCGGTCAAATCCACAATCCCAAGGCACCGGGTCGCCCGGCCGCCGTCTGCAAGGCGCCCGCCGACGGCATCGTCTTTACCCGACACGCCTTTGGCCTGATTAAGAAAGGCCAGGTCGTCGTTACCGTCGCGCAGCCTTCGAAAGACTACTGACCCGCAAACCCCAACATACACCGCGACAGGGAGGACCCCCATGCCCGCCGCCTTCGAGACGTCCGAATACCGCGACCGCGTTCAACGCACCGCCGCCAGCATGGAGGCGTCGGGTATCGATACGCTGGTCATCCTGTCGGAAGCGCACATGGACTACCTCACCGGCTACGCCGGGCGCTCGGCCTATGTGCCTCAGGCCGCCGTGCTGCGCGCCGGCGACACCGACGCCACGCTGATCCTGCGCGAGATGGACATCCACTGCGCCTACCCCACCGTCTATCTGGACCACGACAAGGTCACCTTCTACCCCGAGAGCTATATCGGCACGCCCGACCGCTCGCCGTGGGACGTCATCGGCGCGCGCGTCTTGGAGATGGCCGGCGATGGGCGGATCGGCATCGAGTTCGGCGCCGACAGCTTTTCCCACGGCGACTACCAGGCACTGTCGAAGGCGATGGGCGGCCGCGACGTCGCCGATGCCAGCAACGTCATCGTCCCGGTCAAGGTCAAGAAGTCGCCGGCGGAGATCGCCTGCATGCGACAGGCCGCGACCATTGTCGATCAAGCGCTGACGAACGGCATCGCCATGATCGAGCCGGGCGTGCGCCAATGCGATGTCGCCGCGCGCATCACGCACGACCTGATCGCCGGCACACCGGCGTTCGGCGGCGACACGCCCCCGCCCATCACCATGCCGACCGGACCGGGCGTCGCCCAGGCGCCGCATTTGAAGTGGACCGACAAGCCGTTTGAGGCCGGCGACCAGACCGACTTCGAGGTCGGTGCCTTTGTGCATCGCTATTGCTGCGGCCTGTCGCGCACGACCTATGTCGGCGAACCGCCGGCGCGCCTCGTTCAGGTCCACGACGCCGTCCAGGAAAGCTGGCACGCGGCGTTCGACGCGATCCGGCCCGGCGTCACCGGCGGCGATATCCATCGCGCCTTCGCCAAGGCATTCGCGCCCCACGGCATACGCAAGGAATCGCGAATCGGTTATTCGATCGGCATGAACTGGGGCGATCTTTGCTTCAGTCTGCAGGACGACGACGAGAACGTCCTGGAGACCAACTACACGCTGCACTTGATCATCGGCATCTGGGAGCCTGACGACGCCTATGTCTTCAGCGAGACCATCCGGGTCGGCGAAGACAAGGGCGAGAGCCTCTCCAAGATGCCGCGCGAACTCTTCGTGCGGTAAGGCAACGCCATCTCACCCTGCCCTCTCCCGCGTGCCGGGAGGGTGCGAACCGATGTTATGCCACATCATTCTTGC
Protein-coding sequences here:
- the bfr gene encoding bacterioferritin; the protein is MKGDKKVIQHLNVVLKNELTAINQYFLHSRMLKNWGVTRLADHEYHESIDEMRHADSLIERIFLLEGLPNLQDLGKLMIGESVEDILNCDLKLENDAIPDLREAIAYCESVSDYVTRHLLREILDSEEEHVDWLEAQFDLIKMMGIQNYVQLQSSPADDD
- a CDS encoding (2Fe-2S)-binding protein, which encodes MYVCICNGHREGEIVEVARSGVRCALKAYDLLGGRPQCGQCLAFAQTLIDDIHGETTVSSIAFHTTTSATA
- a CDS encoding succinylglutamate desuccinylase/aspartoacylase family protein, which produces MAAKARRGRDLDFIRDGKRSTWIEVPAGRGKRPVRLPITIVRNGPGPGVLFTGGNHGDEYEGPIALMKLIRELEPKDLICGTVVIMPMINPPAIAAGTRTSPLDGKNLNRMFPGKARGTVTERIAHTITTEILPHVETVYDLHAGGVASQIIPSVMIHKLRSKPLMDRTVAAMRAFRAPVGILIKEFESEGMLDTTVEKMGKVFGCCELGGAGMSTPETVDVTETGVRNLLIHLGMLKGKLKTPVWMGKRQTRILEAMSYGCYTHAPAAGIYEPFVALADRVKKGEPVGQIHNPKAPGRPAAVCKAPADGIVFTRHAFGLIKKGQVVVTVAQPSKDY
- a CDS encoding Xaa-Pro peptidase family protein; the encoded protein is MPAAFETSEYRDRVQRTAASMEASGIDTLVILSEAHMDYLTGYAGRSAYVPQAAVLRAGDTDATLILREMDIHCAYPTVYLDHDKVTFYPESYIGTPDRSPWDVIGARVLEMAGDGRIGIEFGADSFSHGDYQALSKAMGGRDVADASNVIVPVKVKKSPAEIACMRQAATIVDQALTNGIAMIEPGVRQCDVAARITHDLIAGTPAFGGDTPPPITMPTGPGVAQAPHLKWTDKPFEAGDQTDFEVGAFVHRYCCGLSRTTYVGEPPARLVQVHDAVQESWHAAFDAIRPGVTGGDIHRAFAKAFAPHGIRKESRIGYSIGMNWGDLCFSLQDDDENVLETNYTLHLIIGIWEPDDAYVFSETIRVGEDKGESLSKMPRELFVR